A genomic segment from Frateuria edaphi encodes:
- a CDS encoding DUF4224 domain-containing protein gives MSLCLTRDELAELTRSKLKAGQVAFLRKNGIRHYVDAHGWPVVTRAAVEGREEAAQAAPTWKPHKAA, from the coding sequence ATGAGCCTGTGTTTAACCCGCGATGAGCTTGCCGAGCTGACCCGCTCCAAGCTGAAGGCGGGCCAGGTGGCGTTCCTGCGCAAGAACGGCATCCGCCACTATGTGGACGCCCACGGCTGGCCGGTGGTCACCCGGGCGGCGGTTGAAGGCCGGGAGGAAGCGGCGCAAGCTGCGCCCACCTGGAAGCCACACAAGGCCGCCTGA
- a CDS encoding HNH endonuclease signature motif containing protein: MKGQARRWSAFDDDVLRQLHANGRGVAYIAAFMVCAQCTVHRRARRLGLTFDEKHQWTPAEDAVLRARYPDEPTADIARDLGLNVGRVHQRANKLGLSKSDTFYASDKAGRIQRGRQDPRMVAHQFKKGLVPANKGLRRPGYAPGRMAQTQFKKGEMSGAAQHNYVPIGTEKVDPKRKVLMRKVTDDPSIFPVKRWRPVHVIVWEAAHGPVPAGHIVIFKKGRKSFVADEITVDRLELVTLAENMRRNSYHTNFPPEVVQVIQLKGALNRKINKLSREQKQ; encoded by the coding sequence GTGAAAGGTCAGGCCCGCCGCTGGAGTGCCTTTGACGATGACGTGCTGCGCCAGCTGCACGCCAACGGCCGCGGCGTGGCCTACATCGCCGCCTTCATGGTCTGTGCGCAATGCACGGTGCATCGGCGCGCTCGCCGGCTCGGGCTCACGTTCGATGAAAAGCACCAGTGGACGCCGGCCGAGGATGCTGTATTACGCGCCCGCTATCCGGACGAGCCAACCGCGGACATTGCGCGGGACCTCGGTCTGAACGTCGGCCGGGTACACCAGCGGGCCAACAAGCTTGGCCTGAGCAAGAGCGACACGTTCTACGCCAGCGACAAGGCCGGACGCATCCAGCGCGGCCGACAGGATCCGCGGATGGTCGCGCACCAGTTCAAGAAGGGCCTGGTGCCGGCGAACAAGGGCCTGCGCCGGCCCGGTTACGCGCCAGGCCGCATGGCGCAAACCCAGTTCAAGAAGGGCGAGATGTCGGGCGCCGCCCAGCACAACTACGTGCCGATCGGTACCGAGAAGGTGGACCCGAAGCGGAAGGTGCTGATGCGCAAGGTCACGGACGACCCGTCGATCTTCCCGGTGAAGCGCTGGCGACCGGTGCACGTGATCGTCTGGGAAGCGGCGCACGGCCCCGTGCCTGCTGGCCACATCGTCATCTTCAAGAAGGGCCGCAAGTCGTTCGTCGCGGACGAGATCACCGTCGACCGCCTCGAGCTGGTGACGCTCGCCGAGAACATGCGGCGCAACAGCTACCACACGAATTTCCCGCCCGAGGTCGTCCAGGTGATCCAGCTCAAGGGCGCCCTCAACCGCAAGATCAACAAGCTCTCCAGGGAACAGAAGCAATGA
- a CDS encoding ParB/RepB/Spo0J family partition protein: MEAGAISLIPLSQLYPTTLNVRKIGGASIDELAASITAHGLIHNLVVAPGSVNGGYLVIAGERRLKALAKLQAEGALPASLVSGIPCRLVDVEEAHEASLAENIIREAMHPADEFAAFRNLVNVDELTVPEIASRFGKTEKYVEQRLRLGNVAPELLEEYKAGKANLEQMMALAIVEDHKAQREAWSQGERISYYRQPEQLRGLLVTRDVSLTSSIGAFVGVEAYEAAGGTPRRDLFSDFVTLPDSKLVRKLAKAKLEDEAAKLRKKGWGWVEAMPTFDYSERAKYRQSSSKTPSEKLGAVVTIGNGGKVEVVAGLLKPGQRAPASAAEKKPKADTRATEDFLVGVRTGLLRVHLRDNPELALTVLAASLGCSFFDIDDEACAGVLDAGVGGYARHTQEAGEKAANPHGQGMTAAWEKRLRDGAKKDGSVLAWLMKQDQNVAYDLMAFVAAGGIDTNTWRDEDEAAIHAFAVAVGADLGAGTEHITPEWLAKQPKSYILEAVTEAAGKDAAVALEKGKAKDLAAKAHELLAEKQWIPSQLRAPEPAKPKPVAKKASKKRRAAAEADPA, encoded by the coding sequence ATGGAGGCCGGCGCGATCTCCCTCATCCCGCTGTCGCAGCTGTACCCGACAACCCTCAACGTGCGCAAAATCGGGGGCGCGTCGATTGACGAACTGGCCGCTTCGATCACCGCGCATGGCCTGATCCATAACCTCGTGGTTGCGCCCGGCTCAGTAAATGGCGGCTACCTGGTCATCGCCGGCGAACGCCGCCTGAAGGCGCTGGCCAAGCTGCAGGCAGAAGGCGCTCTGCCGGCGTCGCTGGTCAGCGGCATCCCGTGCCGCCTGGTCGACGTGGAGGAAGCGCACGAAGCCAGCCTGGCCGAGAACATCATCCGGGAAGCCATGCACCCGGCGGACGAGTTCGCGGCCTTCCGGAACCTAGTCAACGTGGACGAGTTGACCGTCCCGGAGATCGCTTCGCGCTTCGGCAAGACCGAGAAGTACGTCGAACAGCGCCTGCGCCTTGGCAATGTCGCGCCCGAGCTGCTCGAGGAATACAAGGCCGGCAAGGCCAACTTGGAGCAGATGATGGCGCTCGCCATCGTCGAGGACCACAAGGCGCAGCGCGAAGCGTGGTCGCAGGGCGAGCGCATCAGCTACTACCGGCAGCCCGAGCAGCTGCGCGGCTTGCTCGTGACGCGCGACGTCTCCCTGACCTCGTCCATCGGCGCCTTCGTTGGCGTCGAGGCGTACGAGGCCGCCGGCGGCACGCCGCGCCGGGACCTGTTCAGCGACTTCGTGACGCTGCCCGACTCCAAGCTGGTGCGGAAGCTGGCCAAGGCGAAGTTGGAGGACGAGGCAGCGAAGCTGCGCAAGAAGGGCTGGGGCTGGGTGGAGGCGATGCCGACCTTCGACTACTCGGAGCGGGCGAAGTACCGCCAGTCCAGCAGCAAGACGCCCAGCGAGAAGCTCGGTGCGGTGGTCACGATCGGCAACGGCGGCAAGGTCGAGGTTGTCGCTGGCTTGCTCAAGCCTGGCCAGCGCGCACCGGCCAGCGCGGCCGAGAAGAAGCCGAAGGCCGACACGCGCGCGACCGAAGACTTCCTGGTGGGGGTTCGGACGGGCCTGCTGCGCGTACACCTGCGAGACAATCCGGAACTCGCGCTAACAGTCCTCGCTGCTTCGCTCGGGTGCAGCTTCTTCGACATCGATGACGAGGCGTGCGCCGGTGTGCTTGATGCCGGAGTCGGCGGTTACGCGCGACACACGCAGGAAGCCGGCGAGAAGGCTGCGAACCCGCACGGCCAAGGGATGACCGCTGCCTGGGAGAAGCGGCTACGCGACGGCGCCAAGAAGGACGGCTCTGTGCTGGCCTGGCTGATGAAGCAGGACCAGAACGTGGCCTATGACCTTATGGCGTTCGTGGCCGCCGGCGGGATCGACACCAACACATGGAGGGACGAGGACGAGGCTGCCATCCATGCGTTCGCCGTCGCGGTCGGCGCGGACCTCGGAGCCGGTACCGAGCACATCACGCCGGAATGGCTCGCGAAGCAGCCGAAGTCGTACATCCTCGAGGCGGTGACCGAAGCCGCCGGCAAGGACGCTGCAGTCGCGCTCGAGAAGGGCAAGGCCAAGGACCTGGCCGCGAAGGCACACGAGCTGCTGGCGGAAAAGCAGTGGATCCCGTCGCAGCTGCGCGCGCCCGAACCGGCGAAGCCGAAGCCGGTGGCGAAGAAGGCCAGCAAGAAGCGCCGGGCGGCTGCGGAGGCGGATCCGGCGTGA
- a CDS encoding recombinase RecT, with protein MAQRNALQNHMQGNDNRQMTQGKPNGAQLASFLEKHKAQFAAALPKHLNPDRMIRLALTAFNSNKAIQNCDMNSIAASIITASQLGLEIGVAGQAYLVPYKGKCQCIPGWQGYVDLVSRSGRATVWTGAVFDGDDFDFALGDSPFVRHRPGGEDDPAKLVYVYAIGRVNGSEWPVIEVWPIAKVRRHFNKQNKVGDAHYAHQNWEMYARKIPLLQVIKYMPKSIELTNALTGEAAYETGHTYTINGDTVTIDDQPPERIEHSGNDSQAGGNGITAQDVHDALIAAKTEDKLTEAGDLIRDLPEADRPALNELWQKRADELAA; from the coding sequence ATGGCACAGCGAAACGCACTCCAGAACCACATGCAGGGCAACGACAACCGGCAGATGACCCAGGGCAAGCCCAACGGCGCGCAGCTGGCGAGCTTCCTCGAAAAGCATAAGGCCCAGTTCGCCGCGGCCCTGCCCAAGCACCTCAACCCGGACCGCATGATCCGGCTCGCCCTGACCGCCTTCAACAGCAACAAGGCGATCCAGAACTGCGACATGAACAGCATCGCGGCGTCGATCATCACGGCCTCGCAGCTGGGCCTGGAGATTGGCGTCGCCGGACAGGCGTACCTGGTGCCCTACAAGGGCAAGTGCCAGTGCATTCCGGGCTGGCAGGGCTACGTCGACCTGGTCTCGCGCAGCGGCCGCGCCACCGTCTGGACCGGCGCCGTGTTCGACGGCGACGACTTCGACTTCGCGCTCGGCGACTCCCCGTTTGTCCGCCATCGCCCGGGTGGTGAGGACGACCCGGCGAAGCTCGTCTACGTGTACGCGATCGGCCGCGTCAACGGCAGCGAGTGGCCGGTGATCGAGGTCTGGCCGATCGCGAAGGTGCGCCGGCACTTCAACAAGCAGAACAAAGTCGGCGACGCGCACTACGCCCATCAGAACTGGGAAATGTACGCACGGAAGATCCCGCTCCTGCAGGTGATCAAGTACATGCCGAAGTCGATCGAGCTGACCAACGCGCTCACCGGCGAGGCGGCCTACGAGACGGGCCACACCTACACGATCAACGGCGACACGGTGACGATCGACGACCAGCCGCCCGAGCGCATCGAGCACAGCGGCAACGACAGCCAGGCCGGCGGCAACGGCATCACCGCGCAGGACGTGCACGACGCGCTAATCGCCGCCAAGACCGAAGACAAGCTCACCGAGGCCGGCGACCTGATCCGCGACTTGCCAGAGGCAGATCGGCCGGCGCTCAACGAGCTCTGGCAGAAGCGCGCCGACGAGCTCGCGGCGTAA
- a CDS encoding YqaJ viral recombinase family protein, with protein sequence MNAQLAPLSPTRGYIGGGNIAGILGVSPFKTPLAEYLTITGEVPEEISPQQAEFFEDRRDLEPWAAKKFTRKTGLKVVRVNHRYDDLHFPWAKAEIDFEPEDGGNGETKTVHPNAVRDWGDPDEEEEPPIYVTAQAMWGLGVTGRAHVYVQALIGFDDYRLYRIERDDNLITEIRRQALRFWKYHIEPRRPPQPTNVDDVLRLYARDTGRAVEADPEIRAAVADMVTERQVIALHTARKEQHEFRIKAFMRDATTLLVHGQPAITWKARADGVRVFRIR encoded by the coding sequence TTGAACGCCCAGCTCGCCCCCTTGAGCCCGACCCGCGGCTACATCGGCGGCGGCAACATCGCCGGCATCCTCGGCGTGTCGCCTTTCAAGACCCCGCTCGCCGAGTACCTGACGATTACCGGCGAAGTGCCCGAGGAGATCTCGCCCCAGCAGGCGGAGTTCTTCGAGGACCGGCGCGACCTGGAGCCGTGGGCGGCGAAGAAGTTCACCCGCAAGACCGGGCTGAAGGTCGTGCGCGTGAACCATCGCTACGACGATCTGCACTTCCCCTGGGCGAAGGCCGAGATCGACTTCGAGCCCGAGGATGGCGGCAACGGCGAGACGAAGACCGTCCACCCGAACGCCGTGCGCGACTGGGGCGATCCGGACGAGGAAGAGGAACCGCCGATCTACGTCACCGCGCAGGCGATGTGGGGGCTGGGGGTCACCGGGCGCGCGCACGTCTACGTCCAGGCCCTGATCGGCTTCGACGACTACCGGCTGTACCGGATCGAGCGCGACGACAACCTGATCACCGAAATTCGCCGGCAGGCCCTGCGCTTCTGGAAATACCACATCGAGCCACGCCGGCCTCCGCAACCTACGAACGTCGACGATGTGCTGCGCCTCTACGCGCGCGACACCGGCCGCGCCGTCGAGGCTGATCCGGAGATCCGCGCGGCGGTCGCCGACATGGTCACCGAGCGCCAGGTCATCGCCCTGCACACCGCGCGCAAGGAACAGCACGAGTTCCGCATCAAGGCGTTCATGCGCGACGCCACAACCCTGCTGGTCCACGGCCAGCCCGCGATCACCTGGAAGGCGCGCGCCGATGGCGTGCGCGTCTTCCGCATCCGTTAA
- a CDS encoding DUF1351 domain-containing protein — MSAADPRPGARRPALGRPALTTFNAPAGSRQRIPMNASTEKNAGSNLTEIAEYTDTAAALADLRQRYQGLVVDVSTPKGLKEAKAMTFELRTLRTTLEKRRKELKAPIIERGKLLDDEAKRITAEIVALEEPIDVQIKAEEARIEEEKLRKLEQERQRVEAIQNRITEIRNLPSTLVGKPSVIIQGKLARLREEVLDEDEFAEHYQTARDALDACIARIEQQLQAQLDHEAEQRRIEAERAELTRMREENERLQREAEERRRADEERERAARAEQERKEREAREAEEQRVATIRQKINTAAQAAEDLDGRSAQFIASRKDRYLVFLHENQTFDFQEFGDEWMRASRASLAGIDTYLAAAQEAERIENERRAEEERRLQAERDRQAAEQKRLDEQAEKLRREKAEAARKAEAERLANIGLREAAEAAVAWFVDEGRDDEQVCTDLKFALSNDTAASIGKPARGKKAANA, encoded by the coding sequence GTGTCCGCCGCTGACCCTCGACCAGGCGCTCGACGTCCTGCGCTGGGCCGGCCGGCTCTAACCACCTTCAACGCGCCGGCGGGAAGCCGGCAAAGGATTCCCATGAACGCTTCCACCGAAAAGAACGCCGGCAGCAACCTCACCGAGATCGCCGAGTACACCGACACCGCCGCGGCCCTGGCCGATCTGCGCCAGCGCTACCAGGGGCTCGTGGTCGACGTCAGCACGCCCAAGGGCCTCAAGGAAGCCAAGGCGATGACATTCGAGCTGCGCACGCTGCGCACCACGCTGGAGAAGCGGCGCAAGGAGCTCAAGGCGCCGATCATCGAGCGCGGCAAGCTGCTCGACGACGAAGCGAAGCGGATCACTGCGGAGATCGTCGCGCTCGAGGAGCCAATCGACGTCCAGATCAAGGCCGAAGAGGCTCGCATCGAGGAGGAGAAGCTGCGCAAGCTGGAGCAGGAGCGGCAGCGCGTCGAGGCCATCCAGAACCGCATCACCGAGATCCGCAACCTGCCCTCGACGCTGGTCGGCAAGCCGTCCGTGATCATCCAGGGCAAGCTCGCGCGGCTGCGCGAGGAAGTGCTGGACGAAGACGAGTTCGCCGAGCACTACCAAACCGCCCGGGACGCGCTCGACGCCTGCATCGCCCGCATCGAGCAGCAGCTGCAGGCCCAGCTCGACCACGAGGCCGAACAGCGGCGCATCGAGGCCGAGCGCGCCGAGCTGACCCGCATGCGCGAGGAAAACGAGCGCCTGCAGCGCGAGGCCGAGGAGCGCCGCAGGGCCGACGAAGAGCGCGAGCGCGCCGCCCGCGCCGAGCAGGAACGCAAGGAGCGCGAGGCCCGCGAGGCCGAGGAACAGCGCGTCGCGACTATCCGCCAGAAGATCAACACCGCGGCCCAAGCTGCCGAGGATCTCGATGGGCGATCGGCGCAGTTCATTGCCTCGCGGAAGGACCGGTATCTCGTCTTCCTGCACGAGAACCAGACGTTCGATTTTCAGGAGTTCGGTGACGAGTGGATGCGCGCCAGCCGTGCATCGCTAGCCGGCATCGACACCTACCTCGCCGCCGCCCAGGAAGCCGAGCGCATCGAGAACGAGCGCCGTGCCGAAGAAGAGCGCCGCCTGCAGGCCGAGCGCGATCGACAGGCCGCCGAGCAGAAGCGCCTGGACGAGCAGGCCGAGAAGCTCCGGCGCGAGAAGGCGGAAGCTGCGCGCAAGGCCGAGGCCGAGCGTCTCGCCAACATTGGCCTGCGCGAGGCGGCTGAGGCTGCGGTGGCGTGGTTCGTCGATGAAGGCCGCGACGACGAGCAGGTCTGCACCGACCTGAAGTTCGCCCTGTCCAACGACACCGCGGCCAGCATCGGCAAGCCGGCGCGCGGCAAGAAGGCGGCCAACGCATGA